The following proteins are encoded in a genomic region of Necator americanus strain Aroian chromosome II, whole genome shotgun sequence:
- a CDS encoding hypothetical protein (NECATOR_CHRII.G8527.T2) — MPTLLSAFTAHWNFFDKACLNWYKDFDRFDIEANKGLEFWGEKISIFYEFNFGSYPYYRNYDENEPVNGGHPQLCNLTAHLEVVKLNITKRIKDENFAGLAVIDFEHWRPLFDENGYQKMQAILEEALRIANMFSPPLPIYAYTKIEYDSRTKIGNFYNAEDLCSTTKQPADLGVDGIIFWGSSNNIKQRCPFIEKEMDGTVGP, encoded by the exons ATGCCAACATTGCTCAGCGCATTTACT GCGCATTGGAATTTCTTCGACAAAGCTTGCCTAAATTGGTACAAGGATTTCGATAGGTTTGATATTGAAGCCAATAAAG GGCTTGAGTTTTGGGGAGAGAAGATATCGATTTTCTATGAGTTTAACTTTGGCAGTTATCCATACTATAGAAACTATGACGAGAACGAGCCAGTTAATGGTGGACATCCTCAG CTCTGCAACTTGACGGCTCACCTGGAAGTAGTCAAACTTAATATCACGAAGAGAatcaaagatgaaaatttcGCCGGACTTGCAGTAATTGACTTTGAGCACTGGCGTCCCTTATTCGATGAAAATGGATACCAGAAAATGCAG GCAATTCTGGAAGAAGCACTAAGAATTGCCAACATGTTCTCACCTCCACTTCCCATTTATGCGTATACAAAAATTGAATACGATTCACGAACGAAGATTGGCAATTTCTATAACGCT GAAGATCTGTGTTCAACGACTAAGCAACCAGCTGATTTAGGAGTGGATGGAATAATATTCTGGGGCAGCAGTAATAATATTAAACAACGCTGTC